A genomic window from Anopheles ziemanni chromosome X, idAnoZiCoDA_A2_x.2, whole genome shotgun sequence includes:
- the LOC131290765 gene encoding acyl-CoA-binding domain-containing protein 6-like, translated as MTEFEDDAAIDLPHERSFLDATKFLEQNTNLFEQQQLLQLYGLYKQATVGPCNIPKPGIFNVQARAKWFSWSGLKQLDQDSAKKNYVQLMDKLQPEWNKVQPNASSSSWVSVSLPKREEEKPEGPNSLLDYIKEGNACGVQKVIESGKYNQQLNMLDDDGLGFIHWAADRGNAEILRCLLNSIGIDVNLQDCEGQTALHFASSCGNIECIQLLLSHNADQTIKDENGLSCLDVAFNEKIKSLLY; from the coding sequence ATGACAGAGTTTGAGGATGATGCAGCTATCGACTTACCCCATGAGAGAAGTTTTCTAGATGCAACTAAATTTCTGGAGCAGAACACTAACCTTTTCGAGCAACAGCAATTACTACAGCTGTATGGACTGTACAAACAAGCTACTGTTGGTCCATGCAATATTCCAAAACCCGGCATTTTCAATGTGCAGGCCCGAGCAAAATGGTTTTCATGGAGTGGCCTAAAGCAgttagatcaagattcagcaaagaaaaactatGTGCAGCTGATGGACAAGCTACAGCCAGAGTGGAATAAAGTGCAACCCAATGCATCGTCGAGCTCATGGGTTTCTGTTTCACTTCCTAAgcgcgaagaagaaaaaccggaAGGACCCAATTCCCTTCTCGATTACATCAAGGAAGGCAACGCCTGTGGGGTCCAAAAGGTGATCGAGTCTGGCAAATACAACCAGCAATTAAACATGTTGGATGATGACGGCCTAGGATTCATACATTGGGCTGCAGATCGTGGAAATGCAGAAATTCTGCGATGTTTACTGAATTCGATAGGAATTGATGTTAATCTTCAGGATTGCGAAGGGCAAACTGCACTTCATTTCGCTTCTAGCTGCGGAAACATAGAATGCATTCAGCTGCTTTTGTCTCATAACGCAGATCAAACTATTAAAGATGAGAATGGCTTGTCTTGCCTTGACGTTGCtttcaatgaaaaaataaaaagtcttCTTTATTAA
- the LOC131290994 gene encoding PHD finger protein 14 — protein sequence MRNTMKRKHGSTLTTQTLLDFDLGESSSDSDFRIEDHDDESDDFSMGSKDDNDGDNDDDDDDDGDDDDDDDDDASDEDENESDDEGVEVKHLLAHSLNGTVKKKKKSEADGADDSGDAEDNDEEDEESTTDGSATKEKPASLEPQAVQPVPIPTPPSVKNSTINEKDAAVLKLLLKSICCACLGDRSDDQNEIVECDGCGVTVHEGCYGVSECTSISSTTSSCSTEPWFCDACKAGVENPDCELCPNRGGIFKETDVGKWVHLVCALYVPGVAFGEVDQLSSVTLFEMPYNKWGAKTCSLCEDTKLARTGVCIGCDAGMCKTYFHVTCAQYHGLLSEAHSEEADQADPFYAHCKIHSDKTLIKHRKRNYNAIKMKALHRQIEEEEASRKQQTQSSEQARIERKLAKHRKRYLFNKETKNPPWVPTQKMPRLLITSATACKKLLFKAELMGLDMAAIEFQEAQMAALTDVRKKWHITPAFSVEFIGYYLDRAIRLGEMKKNLQEQILLNKRLLGQQQQLRSKYDRSVQLNQEALKRNDAYRESIAKLYAHIQALAPSKTLVPIEQIGKPPQPAPLAHPPIAAVPFGKVTPHASVLINTPSAPSTVALCPTPPARTMTVPTAAALKMGVGFPLQNLLVPGGGKRDDTGRILSTQCKQNSEDLLNECGICKRCQDQHLLAKCDTCHLYYHLGCLNPPLTRHPKKSKLYGWQCSECDRSDDSNPESIIIPKAPRKSRTRYSKDGTIVPYDLSYAADQQQQQHEGGSSVRKAGKTSMTTGGGTPASTARPPPDPASTKSPVLQGSIATVKQEEEPTSPAPEKVESSTSLSSTGEDGSGASESMLQGTPPKVPGKRGRKKKIVPELSTTLIVQLDDVATRRPSLLDQLNNHDSKLPYQKLEPAEAAKNPESAPYQKHANDNTYYGDAAVQLKQENVGASDSTTDRVPAPSEKVESTTTTTPTPGGLLLPPAGSSSQINTSAGAMKFYGHNEGADIGPNKSNVTEAATSTHHKHSKRRKEKHRNRSPNAERIISKDHKRKRKRRNHDYDLASLADGGDYTMQTFDGDSRPRIKIKIKSVLDGSNTHTTQIFYVRDETGPERAAVPQLISGAADSSSHMQIDADPTLLLEVANLAENSTNSPQVDSTPQKSISSQARGRAKRHSIASRTGGAAVSNSATEESVCDVCQEQGTAANIVQCDECHKNYHFGCLDPPLKKTPKRRGYSWHCADCDPTDVEN from the exons ATGCGGAACACAATGAAGCGTAAGCATGGTAGCACCCTGACTACCCAGACGTTGTTGGATTTTGATCTGGGAGAATCGTCCTCCGATTCTGATTTCCGCATCGAAGACCATGACGATGAGAGCGACGATTTTTCGATGGGTTCCAAAGACGACAACGACGGTGataatgacgatgatgacgacgatgatggcgacgacgacgacgacgacgatgatgatgcgaGCGACGAAGACGAAAACGAAAGCGACGATGAGGGAGTGGAAGTGAAGCACCTGCTGGCACATTCCTTGAATGGCacggtgaagaagaagaaaaagagcgAGGCCGATGGCGCGGACGATTCGGGCGATGCGGAGGAcaacgacgaggaggacgaagaGAGTACCACGGACGGAAGTGCCACTAAGGAGAAACCGGCGTCCCTCGAACCCCAAGCAGTGCAACCGGTACCAATCCCTACGCCGCCAAGCGTCAAAAACTCGACCATCAACGAAAAGGATGCTGCCGTATTGAAGCTTTTACTCAAGTCGATCTGCTGCGCCTGCTTGGGAGATCGAAGTGATGATCAAAATGAGATAGTCGAGTGCGATGGCTGCGGTGTAACGGTGCACGAAGGTTGCTACGGGGTAAGCGAGTGCACCAGCATCAGCAGTACAACCTCGTCCTGCTCGACCGAGCCGTGGTTTTGCGATGCTTGCAAGGCTGGTGTGGAAAACCCGGACTGCGAGCTTTGTCCCAACCGCGGTGGCATCTTCAAAGAGACAGATGTCGGCAAATGGGTGCACCTGGTGTGCGCGCTGTACGTGCCGGGGGTGGCGTTCGGCGAAGTGGACCAGCTGTCCTCCGTCACCCTGTTCGAGATGCCGTACAACAAGTGGGGCGCCAAGACGTGCAGTCTCTGCGAGGATACCAAGCTGGCACGCACCGGTGTCTGCATCGGATGCGATGCTGGTATGTGCAAAACGTACTTTCACGTCACCTGTGCACAGTACCACGGGCTCCTGTCCGAGGCACACTCGGAGGAGGCGGACCAAGCCGACCCGTTCTACGCACACTGCAAAATCCACTCGGACAAAACGCTCATAAAACACCGCAAGCGCAACTACAACGCCATCAAGATGAAGGCACTGCACCGCCAGAtagaggaggaagaagcgtCGCGGAAGCAGCAGACGCAGTCGTCCGAGCAGGCACGCATTGAGCGTAAGCTCGCAAAACATCGCAAGCGCTACCTGTTCAACAAGGAGACGAAAAATCCACCCTGGGTGCCGACGCAGAAGATGCCCCGGTTGCTGATAACCAGCGCCACCGCCTGCAAGAAGCTGCTGTTCAAAGCGGAACTGATGGGGCTGGACATGGCGGCGATCGAATTCCAGGAAGCACAGATGGCCGCACTGACCGACGTGCGCAAAAAGTGGCACATTACGCCGGCATTCAGCGTGGAGTTCATCGGCTACTATCTCGACCGGGCCATCCGGCTTGgtgagatgaagaaaaatctCCAGGAGCAGATACTGCTCAACAAGCGGTTGCtcggacagcagcagcagctccgcAGCAAGTACGATCGCAGTGTGCAGCTCAACCAGGAGGCGCTGAAGCGCAACGATGCCTACCGCGAAAGCATAGCGAAGCTGTACGCCCACATTCAAGCGCTGGCCCCCAGCAAAACGCTCGTGCCGATCGAGCAGATCGGTAAGCCGCCACAGCCAGCGCCGCTAGCGCATCCACCGATTGCGGCCGTACCCTTCGGCAAGGTGACACCGCATGCCAGTGTGCTCATCAACACCCCGTCGGCACCGTCAACCGTGGCGCTCTGTCCAACGCCACCAGCACGCACGATGACCGTACCGACGGCTGCCGCGCTCAAAATGGGAGTCGGCTTCCCGCTTCAAAACCTGCTGGTACCCGGCGGCGGCAAGCGGGACGACACCGGGCGTATTCTCAGCACCCAGTGCAAGCAGAACAGTGAGGATCTGCTGAACGAGTGCGGCATCTGCAAGCGCTGCCAGGATCAGCATTTGCTGGCCAAGTGCGATACCTGCCACCTGTACTATCACCTGGGCTGCCTAAATCCCCCACTCACGCGCCATCCCAAGAAGTCCAAGCTGTACGGCTGGCAGTGCTCGGAGTGTGACCGGTCGGATGACTCGAACCCGGAAAGCATCATTATCCCGAAGGCACCCCGGAAATCGCGCACACGGTACTCCAAGGATGGCACGATCGTGCCGTATGACCTATCCTATGCGGcggatcagcagcagcaacagcacgaGGGAGGCAGCAGCGTCAGGAAGGCGGGAAAAACATCGATGACCACTGGCGGGGGCACACCTGCTTCCACCGCAAGACCACCACCGGATCCCGCTTCAACGAAGTCGCCCGTTCTGCAGGGATCGATTGCGACGGTGAAGCAGGAAGAGGAGCCTACCAGCCCCGCACCGGAAAAGGTTGAGTCCTCGACCAGTTTGTCGTCGACGGGAGAGGACGGCAGCGGAGCTTCGGAGTCCATGCTGCAGGGAACTCCTCCGAAAGTACCGGGAAAGCGAGGACGTAAAAAGAAGATAGTACCGGAGCTCTCGACTACGCTCATCGTTCAACTCGATGACGTAGCTACTCGTCGGCCGTCGCTTCTGGACCAGCTGAATAATCACGATTCGAAGCTTCCCTATCAAAAGCTAGAGCCAGCTGAAGCTGCCAAGAATCCCGAATCAGCACCGTACCAGAAGCATGCAAATGATAATACGTACTACGGCGATGCGGCAGTGCAGCTGAAGCAGGAAAATGTTGGCGCTTCCGATTCGACCACGGACCGGGTGCCCGCACCGTCCGAGAAAGTTGAGTCGACGACCACGACCACGCCGACGCCGGGTGGGCTGCTCCTGCCGCCGGCTGGCAGCTCGTCACAGATAAATACCTCCGCCGGAGCGATGAAATTCTATGGCCACAACGAGGGCGCTGACATCGGACCTAACAAATCGAACGTCACGGAAGCGGCCACATCAACGCATCACAAGCACAGCAAGCGCCGAAAGGAGAAGCACCGCAACCGATCGCCGAACGCGGAGCGAATCATCTCGAAGGACCACAAGCGCAAGCGAAAGCGTAGAAACCACGACTACGATCTGGCGAGTTTGGCCGACGGCGGGGACTACACAATGCAGACGTTCGATGGCGACAGCAGGCCGCGTATTAAAATCAAG ATTAAATCAGTTCTGGACGGGTCTAATACTCACACGACGCAGATATTCTACGTTCGGGACGAAACCGGGCCGGAAAGAGCAGCCGTACCACAGCTTATCTCGGGAGCTGCAGACAGTTCGTCACACATG CAGATCGATGCCGATCCAACTCTTCTACTCGAAGTGGCCAACTTAGCGGAGAACAGCACAAACTCGCCGCAGGTGGATTCAACACCGCAGAAGAGCATAAGCTCGCAAGCACGGGGACGTGCCAAACGGCATTCGATCGCGTCCCGGACTGGTGGTGCTGCCGTCAGTAACAGCGCGACCGAGGAATCCGTGTGCGATGTTTGCCAGGAGCAGGGCACAGCGGCCAACATAGTGCA GTGCGACGAATGTCATAAGAATTATCATTTCGGCTGCCTAGATCCGCCGCTAAAGAAAACTCCCAAGCGTCGTGGCTACTCGTGGCATTGCGCTGACTGTGATCCCACG GATGTCGAAAACTAG
- the LOC131290995 gene encoding paxillin-like, which translates to MLQTKELSFGPPQNSTQATSCFGCKEEIKDKMLEALGKSWHPEHFTCKECKKRIAENKFHESEGLPVCGKCFESKIQAICAACRKLVTEKVVKAMGKTWHQDHFICGGPCKQQLSGKTFFERNGKPYCTADYERLYAPKCAGCKKPIAEKALSALEGKWHKECFKCKLCKEPIGVDAKFRADKDKQPMCEKCGI; encoded by the exons ATGTTGCAAACCAAAGAATTGTCTTTTGGACCGCCCCAAAACAGTACTCAA GCCACCAGCTGCTTCGGTTGCAAGGAGGAGATCAAGGACAAGATGCTGGAGGCGCTCGGCAAGAGCTGGCATCCGGAGCATTTCACCTGCAAGGAGTGCAAGAAGCGCATCGCCGAGAACAAGTTCCACGAGAGTGAAGGACTGCCGGTGTGCGGCAAGTGCTTCGAGTCCAAGATACAGGCCATCTGCGCCGCGTGCCGCAAGCTGGTTACCGAG AAAGTGGTGAAGGCGATGGGCAAAACGTGGCACCAGGACCACTTCATCTGCGGTGGCCCCTGCAAGCAGCAGCTGTCCGGAAAGACGTTCTTCGAGCGCAACGGTAAGCCGTACTGCACCGCCGACTACGAGCGCCTGTACGCACCGAAGTGCGCCGGCTGCAAGAAGCCCATCGCGGAGAAGGCCCTGTCGGCGCTGGAGGGCAAATGGCACAAGGAGTGCTTCAAGTGCAAG CTCTGCAAAGAACCGATCGGAGTGGACGCCAAATTCCGGGCCGACAAGGATAAGCAACCGATGTGCGAAAAGTGTGGCATCTAA
- the LOC131291396 gene encoding carboxypeptidase M-like: protein MRHCFGFGVLVSLLWCVVGPVFAATQLHAARSASGLQEVAKGSDAEVRTFEPTSNVGHIYSLDRADGTGQYAFDNFSIAHEPRAYRPDVGALDFVYHNQEEMTRYLRETVARYPNLTALYSIGKSAQGRDLWVLVVSASPYEHMLGKPDVKYIGNIHGNEAVGRELLLHLIQYLVSSYSSDPYIKWLLDNTRIHILPSLNPDGYAASKEGTCDGGQGRYNSRGFDLNRNFPDYFKQNNKRSQPETEAVKDWISKIQFVLSGSLHGGALVVSYPYDNTPNAKICRSSSTCAVFHSYMSQPSLTPDDDVFKHLSLTYANNHGKMSRGVACKTASPSFENGITNGAAWYPLTGGMQDFNYVWHGCMEVTLEVSCCKFPPAYELRKYWDDNQLSLIKFLAEAHRGVQGFVVDPTGNPVERAQLKIKGRDIGFTTTKYGEFWRVLLPGVYKLEVYADGYVPKDVDFMVVEQHPTLLNVTLQPSKRQDGTHYRPAASTQYRPSQQLPPAQSSGSDEGILSTLSSGFNSLVNNIFG, encoded by the exons ATGCGGCACTGTTTTGGCTTCGGAGTGCTGGTGTCGTTGCTGTGGTGCGTTGTGGGCCCGGTCTTTGCAGCAACGCAGCTGCATGCAGCCAGATCGGCGTCCGGCCTACAAGAGGTGGCAAAGGGGAGCGATGCCGAGGTGCGCACGTTCGAGCCAACCAGCAATGTTGGACACATCTATTCATTGGATCGCGCCGACGGGACCGGCCAGTACGCATTCGATAACTTTTCGATCGCACATGAACCGCGGGCCTACCGGCCGGATGTCGGTGCGCTCGACTTCGTGTACCACAACCAGGAGGAAATGACACGCTACCTGCGCGAGACGGTGGCGCGCTACCCGAACCTAACCGCGCTCTACTCAATCGGGAAGTCGGCGCAAGGTCGCGATCTGTGGGTACTGGTCGTGTCCGCTTCACCGTACGAGCACATGCTGGGCAAACCGGACGTGAAGTACATCGGTAACATCCATGGCAACGAGGCGGTCGGGCGGGAACTGCTCCTGCACCTGATCCAGTACCTGGTCTCGAGCTACAGCTCCGATCCGTACATCAAGTGGCTACTGGACAACACGCGCATCCACATCCTGCCCTCGCTCAACCCGGACGGGTATGCGGCGTCGAAGGAGGGCACGTGTGACGGCGGTCAGGGCCGGTACAACTCGCGCGGTTTCGATCTCAACCGTAACTTCCCGGACTACTTCAAGCAGAATAACAAGCGCTCGCAGCCAGAAACCGAGGCAGTGAAGGATTGGATCTCGAAGATCCAGTTTGTGCTGAGCGGATCGCTGCACGGTGGCGCACTGGTCGTGAGCTACCCGTACGACAACACTCCAAATGCCA AAATCTGTCGGTCATCGTCAACATGCGCCG TCTTCCACAGCTACATGTCGCAACCATCGCTGACGCCGGACGACGACGTGTTCAAGCATCTATCGCTGACGTACGCCAACAACCACGGCAAGATGTCGCGCGGTGTCGCTTGCAAGACGGCGTCGCCCTCGTTCGAGAACGGCATCACTAACGGAGCCGCCTGGTACCCGCTGACCGGCGGTATGCAGGACTTCAACTACGTTTGGCACGGGTGCATGGAAGTAACGCTCGAGGTATCCTGCTGCAAGTTCCCGCCCGCGTACGAGCTTCGCAAGTACTGGGACGACAATCAGCTATCGCTGATCAAGTTCCTGGCCGAGGCGCACCGCGGCGTGCAGGGCTTCGTTGTCGATCCCACGGGCAACCCGGTCGAGCGGGCCCAGCTCAAGATAAAGGGTCGCGACATCGGCTTCACCACGACCAAGTATGGCGAGTTTTGGCGCGTGCTGTTGCCGGGCGTCTACAAGCTCGAGGTGTACGCCGACGGTTACGTGCCGAAGGATGTAGACTTCATGGTCGTCGAGCAGCACCCGACACTGCTCAACGTCACGCTGCAGCCCTCGAAG CGCCAGGACGGCACGCACTATCGGCCGGCCGCATCGACCCAGTATCGACCGTCCCAGCAGCTACCTCCGGCGCAGTCATCCGGCTCGGACGAGGGCATCCTTTCCACGCTCAGCAGTGGCTTCAACAGTTTAGTGAATAATATTTTCGGTTAG
- the LOC131290617 gene encoding GDP-fucose protein O-fucosyltransferase 2, with the protein MQLHNIELLFLSLLFNALALLTVSHIVHTTHIRKICEKRDIFFEAFTCPRVRPAKWDHEPITYLLYDVNPGEGFNLRRDVYIRMAVFLQFLRTQPGYGRSQLVLPPWSNLVHWRSHNIEQTQLPWSHFFDLSSMKAYTDVIDTPEFLDAYETLHGQGAAVVLDEVYKLKHFDNMFENGVFVDKFEEHVCPKSDSGTLPFLGYANFATKEFTCLHFQGSAMLLHKLLETYKRKGQSVRYVLVLNAEIVLHDLWGNVDYWEARRSMRFAPSLVEVADRFRWDFLNSSDEQDKTVRPAHWRDATHRRRAKGGEYICAHLRRADFLYGRDKTTPTIQSAALQIRAKLLELGLKTVFIASDCSRTEFYNLKNYLKRFRVVRFAPENYEQRATLKDGGIAIVDQIICSHARYFIGTYESTFTYRIYEEREIIGFPKDLTFNTFCKSEKDMNCEKNTVWPIVYN; encoded by the exons ATGCAGTTACACAACATAGAACTCCTATTCCTTTCGCTAT TATTTAATGCATTGGCATTGCTAACTGTGTCTCACATCGTACATACGACACACATCCGGAAAATATGTGAAAAAAGGGATATATTCTTCGAGGCATTCACTTGCCCTCGGGTGCGACCAGCCAAGTGGGACCACGAACCCATTACCTACCTGCTGTACGATGTGAACCCTGGGGAAGGGTTCAATTTGCGCCGTGACGTTTACATCCGGATGGCTGTTTTTCTACAGTTCTTACGAACGCAACCAGGCTACGGGCGCTCCCAGCTGGTCCTTCCGCCGTGGTCAAACCTGGTACATTGGCGGAGCCACAACATAGAACAGACGCAGCTTCCCTGGAGCCATTTCTTTGACCTGTCCAGTATGAAGGCTTACACGGACGTTATCGATACGCCCGAATTTTTGGACGCCTACGAAACTCTGCATGGCCAAGGAGCCGCCGTGGTGCTCGATGAAGTGTACAAGTTAAAGCACTTTGACAATATGTTCGAGAACGGCGTGTTTGTGGACAAGTTCGAGGAGCACGTGTGTCCGAAGAGCGACTCGGGGACGCTACCCTTCCTTGGCTATGCTAATTTCGCGACCAAAGAATTCACCTGCCTGCACTTTCAGGGCAGTGCGATGCTGCTGCACAAACTGCTTGAAACATACAAACGCAAAGGGCAGTCGGTTCGCTACGTGTTGGTGCTGAACGCTGAAATCGTGCTGCACGATCTGTGGGGAAACGTCGACTACTGGGAAGCACGCCGTTCGATGCGCTTTGCCCCCAGTCTGGTGGAGGTGGCAGACCGGTTCCGTTGGGACTTTCTTAACTCCTCTGACGAACAAGACAAGACGGTTCGACCGGCCCACTGGCGGGACGCGACACACCGCCGCCGAGCGAAAGGAGGCGAATACATCTGCGCCCACCTGCGTCGGGCCGATTTTCTGTACGGTCGTGACAAAACCACCCCAACCATCCAGTCGGCGGCGCTACAGATACGGGCGAAGCTGCTCGAACTGGGTTTGAAGACAGTGTTCATAGCATCCGACTGCTCGCGGACAGAGTTTTACAACCTGAAAAACTATCTCAAGCGATTCCGTGTAGTGCGCTTCGCCCCTGAGAACTACGAGCAGCGGGCCACGCTGAAGGACGGTGGCATCGCGATAGTAGACCAGATTATTTGCTCGCACGCTCGGTATTTTATCGGCACTTACGAATCCACTTTCACCTACCGGATCTATGAGGAGCGGGAAATCATTGGATTCCCAAAAGATCTCACCTTTAACACCTTTTGCAAGAGTGAAAAAGATATGAACTGCGAGAAGAACACTGTGTGGCCTATAGTTTATAACTGA
- the LOC131290996 gene encoding protein spindle-F, which yields MSNVESGDGHLHSATSSHLALQVALQTLRERCQFFQKRLATLEEENTALRAAQARSPGATGPGQFRERKVVNAGQNEVETLRESVAELTRQKTQLADHISMVAAENRQLWRRLSQIAKDLPSSSTDGEGDNNSGHIISSRIANTQRDQQQRTVASSSQSGQNLIRSRTFTKNAPNPKLRERMQRDGSSEEEMLNLEDISLLNNCGFLETVGGDLLQLSLLAKHDEEQLQAALEANPDIRRCTEGLTDIRNEIVEQERMLKDIFNSIKLKTGSLCQRCLDRQLSGDNDKKQTKDATVEVAESEFLSMEEQAANVPACATGTSQPKDDQNEPLVTTPKGSTQFELLLEEKLRANCGVEKICPMCGKPYGEETLFDVFQQHVESHFLDDSEIGELSLDRTYEYISQTVGNF from the exons ATGAGCAACGTAGAATCAGGCGATGGCCACCTCCATTCTGCTACATCTTCGCACCTCGCACTTCAAGTGGCCTTACAAACTCTGCGTGAACGATGCCAGTTCTTTCAAAAACGTCTCGCTACGCTCGAAGAGGAGAACACGGCTCTTCGGGCGGCGCAGGCCAGATCACCCGGAGCAACAGGTCCAGGGCAGTTTCGCGAAAGGAAGGTCGTCAATGCGGGCCAGAATGAAGTAGAGACGCTGCGCGAGAGTGTCGCCGAGCTAACGAGACAGAAAACACAGCTTGCCGACCATATCTCGATGGTGGCAGCAGAAAACAGGCAGCTGTGGCGTCGTCTATCTCAAATAGCCAAAGACTTGCCATCTTCGTCTACTGACGGAGAGGGCGACAATAATTCCGGACACATCATATCTTCAAGAATAGCGAACACTCAGCGCGATCAACAGCAGCGGACGGTGGCGAGCAGCAGCCAATCCGGCCAGAACCTCATTCGATCGCGAACCTTCACGAAAAATGCACCGAATCCGAAGTTGCGGGAGCGAATGCAACGTGATGGGTCCTCCGAGGAAGAGATGCTGAATCTGGAGGACATTTCGCTGCTGAACAACTGTGGCTTCCTGGAAACCGTCGGAGGAGATTTGTTGCAACTTAGTTTGTTGGCTAAACACGATGAAGAGCAACTGCAAGCGGCGCTGGAAGCTAATCCAGACATCCGACGTTGCACCGAGGGCTTAACTGACATTCGAAACGAAATCGTGGAACAGGAGAGGATGTTGAAGGATATATTTAATAGTATAAAATTAAAGACAG GTTCGTTGTGTCAAAGATGTCTAGATCGCCAACTGTCCGGCGATAATGataaaaagcaaacgaaagatGCCACGGTGGAGGTCGCGGAGAGTGAGTTTCTCTCCATGGAAGAACAAgcggccaacgtgccagcttgTGCGACAGGAACCAGCCAGCCAAAGGATGATCAAAATGAACCCTTAGTCACGACACCCAAAGGTAGTACGCAGTTTGAGCTGTTGCTGGAGGAAAAGTTACGCGCCAACTGTGGAGTGGAAAAGATATGCCCAATGTGCGGCAAACCGTACGGAGAGGAGACCTTGTTCGACGTATTTCAGCAGCACGTCGAGTCGCATTTCCTAGATGACAGTGAGATCGGTGAGCTCAGCCTGGATCGCACGTACGAGTACATCTCGCAGACGGTAGGCAACTTCTGA